One Heliomicrobium gestii genomic region harbors:
- a CDS encoding phosphohexomutase domain-containing protein, whose amino-acid sequence MGGNPFKAYDIRGRVPDELNEDLAYRIGRAYVQLFPAKQVVVGYDVRPSSPALARALAAGLTDGGCDVIDIGCCGTEQVYFATFHWQLDGGIMVTASHNPADYNGMKLVRSEARPISGDSGLRDLEALATGAKGDQWAFSRVAEGEGAGKGRILRRDDLMAPYVAHLLSYVDRAALRPLKVVVNSGNGCAGPIIDALEAHLPFQFVKVHHEPDGSFPNGIPNPLLPENRLSTAEAVRKAGADGGIAWDGDFDRCFLFDEQGRFIEGYYLVGLLGQSFARRSPGARIIHDPRLTWNTREMVTEAGGLPVQSKTGHAFIKERMRLEDALYGGEMSAHHYFRDFAYCDSGMIPWLLVLETMSREGKALSELVAERMARFPCSGEINRRVTQTGAVLAEIEGRFTSGGVVDRTDGLSVEFADWRFNLRASNTEPLLRLNVETRGDEALLRQKTAEILAVIDGKGGQG is encoded by the coding sequence GTGGGAGGAAACCCCTTTAAGGCCTATGACATCCGCGGCCGCGTCCCCGATGAGTTGAATGAAGACCTGGCCTACCGGATCGGTCGGGCCTATGTGCAGTTGTTTCCGGCGAAGCAGGTCGTCGTCGGCTATGATGTCCGTCCCTCCAGTCCCGCCCTGGCCCGCGCGCTGGCGGCAGGGCTGACCGACGGCGGCTGCGATGTCATCGACATCGGCTGCTGCGGAACGGAACAGGTCTATTTCGCCACCTTCCACTGGCAACTGGACGGCGGCATCATGGTCACGGCCAGCCATAATCCCGCCGATTACAACGGGATGAAGCTGGTGCGGTCCGAGGCCCGTCCTATCAGCGGCGACAGCGGCCTGCGGGACTTGGAGGCGCTCGCCACGGGCGCAAAAGGGGATCAATGGGCCTTTTCTCGGGTCGCGGAGGGCGAAGGGGCGGGAAAGGGCCGGATCCTTCGCCGCGATGACCTGATGGCCCCCTATGTGGCTCACCTGCTCTCCTATGTGGACCGCGCGGCCCTCCGCCCGCTGAAGGTGGTCGTCAACAGCGGCAACGGCTGCGCCGGGCCGATCATCGACGCCCTGGAAGCCCATCTTCCCTTTCAGTTTGTCAAGGTACACCATGAGCCGGACGGCTCTTTTCCGAACGGCATCCCCAATCCGTTGCTGCCGGAGAACCGGCTCTCCACGGCCGAGGCCGTCCGGAAGGCTGGCGCCGACGGGGGCATCGCTTGGGATGGCGACTTCGATCGCTGTTTTCTTTTCGATGAGCAGGGGCGCTTTATCGAGGGCTACTACCTGGTGGGCCTGCTCGGACAATCCTTCGCCCGCCGCAGTCCCGGCGCCCGGATCATTCATGATCCGCGCCTGACCTGGAACACCCGGGAGATGGTGACCGAGGCCGGCGGGTTGCCGGTGCAGTCCAAAACAGGCCATGCCTTCATCAAGGAGCGCATGCGCCTGGAGGATGCCCTCTATGGCGGGGAGATGTCGGCCCACCATTACTTCCGCGATTTCGCCTATTGTGACAGCGGCATGATCCCCTGGCTGCTCGTTCTGGAGACGATGAGCCGGGAAGGCAAGGCGCTGTCTGAACTGGTGGCGGAACGGATGGCCCGCTTCCCCTGCAGCGGCGAGATCAACCGCCGGGTGACCCAAACGGGGGCGGTTCTGGCCGAGATCGAGGGTCGTTTCACTTCCGGCGGCGTCGTCGACCGCACCGATGGTCTCAGCGTTGAATTTGCCGACTGGCGTTTCAACCTGCGAGCTTCCAATACAGAGCCCCTGCTCCGCCTGAACGTGGAGACGCGGGGCGATGAGGCGCTGCTCCGGCAAAAGACAGCAGAGATCCTGGCGGTTATCGACGGGAAGGGAGGGCAAGGATGA
- a CDS encoding methyltransferase domain-containing protein, whose protein sequence is MKQRTVLFGASNLGLAAYDYLRGDYEIIGYCDNDPKKWGTRFNGLPIYPPSHLFEDRTLHVIITSNYYKEIAKQLTENQVTKYDVFDLHEIKFKEALAEKQKNNEKIRIVIGASQIFEQDWLPTEMSFLDITSSEQWRKYFAEGSIDAVMAEHVWEHMTKEEGQVAAQNCYNFLKPGGYLRVAVPDGYHPNKEYIQAVDVGKDEHQCLYTYDEFCKIFLRSGFAVKLLEYWDENGEFHYRDWDCQDGMIHRSRRFDRRNVDGRLGYTSIIVDAIKIE, encoded by the coding sequence ATGAAGCAACGCACCGTTTTGTTCGGCGCCTCCAATCTGGGGCTGGCGGCCTATGACTACCTGCGCGGCGACTATGAGATCATCGGTTACTGTGACAATGACCCGAAAAAGTGGGGAACCCGATTCAACGGTCTGCCCATTTATCCGCCGAGCCATCTCTTCGAAGACCGGACGCTCCATGTGATCATCACGAGCAACTACTACAAGGAGATCGCCAAGCAGCTGACCGAAAACCAGGTGACGAAGTATGACGTCTTCGACCTGCACGAAATCAAGTTCAAGGAAGCTCTCGCGGAGAAACAGAAGAATAACGAAAAGATCCGGATCGTCATCGGCGCCAGCCAGATCTTTGAACAAGACTGGCTCCCCACGGAAATGAGCTTCCTGGATATCACCTCATCGGAACAATGGCGGAAGTACTTTGCGGAAGGCAGCATTGACGCCGTCATGGCCGAGCATGTCTGGGAGCATATGACCAAGGAAGAGGGGCAGGTGGCCGCCCAAAACTGCTACAATTTCTTAAAGCCGGGCGGTTATCTGCGCGTCGCCGTGCCCGATGGCTATCACCCTAACAAGGAATACATCCAGGCTGTCGATGTCGGCAAGGATGAACATCAATGCCTGTACACCTATGATGAGTTTTGTAAGATCTTCTTGCGAAGCGGTTTTGCCGTGAAACTGCTGGAGTACTGGGATGAGAACGGGGAATTTCATTATCGCGACTGGGATTGTCAGGACGGAATGATCCACCGTTCCCGCCGTTTTGACAGAAGAAATGTCGATGGACGCTTGGGCTATACGTCGATCATTGTGGACGCCATTAAAATCGAATAG
- a CDS encoding dTDP-glucose 4,6-dehydratase, translating into MKILVTGGAGFIGRWVVLQLLQAGHQVWTIDDLSNGSEGNLAFSNAELAPLKPAEAMGRLTYRRGDIRDRALLAAWFAEHRFPLCYHLAAEINVQKSIDHPQDTFSRDVEGTFGLLELCRVYGTRFVFMSTCMVYSPAPETGGIDEGHPVLPASPYAGAKLSGEHLAISYYHAYGLPVTVIRPFNTYGPCQKTNGEGGVVAIFVERALRGEPLHIFGDGTQTRDLLYVEDCARFVIQAGIDEAAVGQLLNAGSGREIAVRDLASLIGEVTGAGEGFSVDCVAHPHPQSEIRRLLCDYTKAETLLGWRPRLSLEEGIARTAAWLKAVKPELRGGER; encoded by the coding sequence TTGAAAATACTTGTCACAGGTGGCGCCGGTTTCATCGGCCGCTGGGTTGTTCTCCAACTGTTGCAAGCGGGCCACCAGGTCTGGACGATCGACGATCTCAGCAACGGGAGTGAAGGGAACCTCGCTTTTTCCAACGCCGAATTGGCGCCTCTGAAGCCGGCTGAAGCGATGGGGCGGCTGACCTACCGCCGGGGCGATATCCGCGACCGGGCGTTGTTGGCGGCCTGGTTCGCCGAGCATCGCTTCCCCCTTTGTTACCACCTGGCGGCGGAGATCAATGTCCAAAAAAGCATCGATCACCCGCAAGACACCTTTTCGCGCGATGTGGAAGGAACCTTCGGTCTCCTGGAGTTGTGCCGGGTCTATGGAACCCGCTTTGTCTTCATGAGCACCTGCATGGTCTATTCGCCGGCGCCGGAGACGGGCGGCATCGATGAAGGCCATCCTGTCCTGCCGGCATCGCCCTATGCCGGAGCCAAGCTCTCCGGCGAACACCTGGCGATCTCCTATTACCACGCCTACGGCCTGCCGGTGACGGTCATCCGGCCGTTCAACACCTACGGGCCCTGCCAAAAGACGAACGGCGAAGGCGGTGTCGTGGCCATTTTTGTCGAACGGGCGCTGCGCGGCGAACCCCTGCACATCTTCGGCGACGGGACCCAGACGCGGGACCTGCTCTATGTGGAGGACTGCGCCCGTTTTGTCATCCAGGCCGGCATCGATGAGGCGGCCGTGGGGCAGTTGCTCAACGCCGGGTCGGGCCGGGAGATCGCCGTTCGCGATCTCGCCTCTTTAATCGGCGAGGTGACCGGCGCCGGCGAGGGCTTCTCTGTCGATTGTGTGGCCCATCCCCACCCGCAGAGCGAGATCCGGCGACTTCTCTGTGACTACACCAAGGCGGAAACCTTGCTCGGTTGGCGTCCGCGCCTGTCTCTGGAAGAGGGGATCGCCCGCACAGCCGCCTGGCTGAAGGCGGTCAAACCGGAATTGAGGGGCGGCGAGCGATGA
- a CDS encoding cytidylyltransferase domain-containing protein, with translation MTRAIIVQARMGSSRLPGKVLMPLAGMPLLWHVLERLKRVREADVLCLATSRGRIDDPVADLARSAGAYVFRGDEADVLSRYALCAREVDAATVVRITADCPLIDPDIVAAVMTTYAEAETDYMTVDQCPRGLDTEVFSREALEQAFAEALYPAAREHVTFHLYHSGRFDVQRHLAPEAYRRPQYRLCVDERKDFQLMEEIYRRFYRPGGIAPVPAVLRWLDEHPEWGGLNSDVLQKAVDVTDAP, from the coding sequence TTGACAAGGGCGATCATTGTCCAAGCCCGGATGGGATCGAGCCGCCTGCCGGGCAAGGTGCTCATGCCGCTGGCCGGCATGCCGCTGCTCTGGCATGTCTTGGAGCGGCTGAAACGGGTGCGCGAGGCCGATGTGCTCTGCCTCGCCACCAGCCGGGGGCGGATCGACGATCCAGTGGCCGATCTGGCCCGGTCAGCCGGCGCCTATGTGTTTCGCGGCGATGAGGCGGATGTGCTTTCCCGGTACGCCCTCTGCGCCAGGGAAGTCGACGCCGCGACGGTGGTGCGGATCACCGCCGATTGCCCGCTGATCGATCCGGACATCGTCGCCGCTGTCATGACCACCTACGCTGAGGCGGAGACCGATTACATGACCGTCGACCAGTGCCCGCGTGGGCTGGATACGGAGGTCTTTTCCCGGGAGGCGTTGGAACAGGCCTTTGCCGAGGCTCTCTACCCGGCGGCGCGGGAACATGTGACCTTCCATCTCTACCACTCCGGCCGGTTTGACGTGCAGCGCCACCTGGCGCCGGAGGCCTACCGGCGTCCCCAGTACCGTCTCTGTGTGGACGAAAGGAAGGACTTCCAACTCATGGAGGAGATCTACCGGCGCTTTTACCGGCCCGGCGGGATCGCGCCCGTGCCGGCGGTGTTGCGCTGGCTTGACGAGCACCCGGAATGGGGGGGCCTGAACAGCGATGTGTTGCAAAAAGCCGTCGATGTGACCGACGCGCCCTGA
- a CDS encoding GNAT family N-acetyltransferase, translating into MAEAIITGRFVRLRPVEERDLERIRQWRNSPEVYYPMYNWDPITPEMQMNWYRHRVCDRERHRFFVIERILPAERATVDGMEAEEPPVTGSGTGLRPVGLISLTHMEPRHRRADLGFYIAEERDRLPGVALEAEYLLLRHGFGDLGLHKIWAEVLEGNEAVARMHRNYGFLVEGTLREHVWHDDRFKDVICLGLLPADFSATRKKIETLLKRLK; encoded by the coding sequence ATGGCTGAAGCGATCATCACCGGACGTTTTGTCCGTCTGCGCCCCGTAGAGGAGCGCGATCTGGAGCGCATCCGCCAGTGGCGGAACAGCCCCGAGGTTTACTATCCCATGTATAACTGGGATCCGATCACGCCGGAGATGCAGATGAATTGGTACCGCCACCGGGTCTGTGATCGCGAGCGCCACCGGTTTTTTGTGATTGAGCGCATTCTTCCTGCCGAGCGGGCGACCGTAGACGGGATGGAAGCGGAGGAACCGCCCGTGACCGGCAGCGGGACTGGCCTGCGGCCGGTGGGGCTGATTTCGCTGACCCACATGGAGCCGCGCCACCGGCGGGCTGATTTAGGGTTTTACATCGCCGAAGAGCGCGATCGCCTGCCTGGTGTCGCCTTGGAGGCAGAGTATCTGCTCCTTCGCCATGGTTTTGGCGATCTGGGTCTGCACAAGATCTGGGCCGAGGTGCTCGAGGGAAACGAGGCGGTGGCGCGCATGCACCGGAACTATGGCTTTCTTGTCGAAGGAACGCTCCGGGAGCATGTCTGGCATGACGATCGCTTCAAAGATGTCATCTGCCTCGGGCTGTTGCCGGCTGATTTCTCGGCGACCCGGAAAAAGATCGAGACACTGCTGAAACGGTTGAAGTAA
- the pseI gene encoding pseudaminic acid synthase yields MGSFTVAGRIVGADAPPLIVAEMSGNHNHSLERALQIVEAAARSGAHALKIQTYTADTMTLDVDKAAFRIDDPQSLWAGRTLHQLYAEAATPWEWHGPIFERCRQLGLIGFSTPFDASAVDFLESLDVPMYKIASFELTDLPLIRRVAATGKPLLMSTGMATVAEIDEAVRTARDAGCCHLALLKCTSSYPASPEASHLRTIPHLLSLYGGAAPEETAVQVGLSDHTLGIGVAVASVALGATVIEKHFTLNRADGGVDAAFSLEPAEMAALVAETERAWQALGRVHYGPLGGEATSLKHRRSLYIGADMGAGERFTPENLRVIRPGDGLPPKYYDLLLGRPLIRDAAKGTPVTWDLLFPEEEEA; encoded by the coding sequence ATGGGTTCATTTACGGTGGCCGGGCGGATCGTCGGCGCCGATGCGCCGCCGCTGATCGTGGCCGAGATGTCGGGAAATCACAACCACTCCCTGGAGCGGGCGCTCCAGATCGTCGAGGCCGCTGCCCGGTCGGGCGCCCATGCCTTGAAGATCCAGACCTACACGGCCGATACGATGACCCTTGATGTGGACAAGGCCGCCTTTCGCATCGATGATCCCCAGAGCCTCTGGGCCGGCAGGACGCTGCACCAGTTGTACGCCGAGGCGGCGACGCCCTGGGAGTGGCACGGCCCGATCTTCGAGCGCTGCCGCCAACTGGGCCTGATCGGTTTCAGCACCCCCTTTGACGCCTCTGCCGTCGATTTTCTCGAATCGCTCGATGTGCCCATGTACAAGATCGCCTCGTTTGAACTGACCGATCTGCCCCTGATCCGGCGGGTGGCGGCGACAGGCAAGCCCCTGCTGATGTCGACGGGGATGGCGACGGTGGCCGAGATCGATGAGGCTGTCCGCACGGCCCGGGATGCCGGCTGCTGTCACCTGGCCTTGCTCAAATGCACGAGCAGCTACCCGGCGTCGCCGGAAGCCAGCCACCTGCGGACGATCCCCCACCTGCTTTCCCTCTACGGAGGCGCCGCCCCGGAGGAGACAGCGGTGCAGGTCGGCCTGTCCGATCACACCCTGGGCATCGGTGTCGCCGTAGCTTCCGTGGCCCTCGGGGCGACGGTGATCGAGAAGCACTTCACCCTGAACCGGGCTGATGGCGGCGTCGATGCGGCGTTTTCCCTGGAGCCGGCAGAGATGGCGGCGCTGGTTGCGGAGACGGAACGGGCCTGGCAGGCGCTGGGCCGGGTGCATTACGGACCCCTCGGCGGCGAGGCCACATCGTTGAAGCATCGCCGTTCCCTCTATATCGGCGCCGATATGGGCGCCGGCGAACGATTCACGCCGGAGAACCTGCGGGTGATCCGGCCGGGCGACGGCCTGCCGCCGAAGTATTATGACCTGTTGCTCGGCAGGCCCCTCATCCGGGATGCGGCCAAAGGAACGCCGGTGACCTGGGACCTCCTCTTTCCGGAAGAGGAAGAAGCATAG
- the glf gene encoding UDP-galactopyranose mutase codes for MFDYLIVGAGLAGCTLAERLASQRGARVLLVEKRSHIAGNAYDGYDDSGVLVHRYGAHLFHTNDREVFQYLSWFTDWHHYLHRVLTWVDGQLLPLPINLDTLNQLYGLSLTAETMEAFLASRREPREARNSEDVIVSQLGRELFEKFFDRYTRKQWGMAASELEPEVCARVPIRFNRDGRYFADTYQGMPKQGFTRMVERMIDHPGIKLMLNTDFAEIKEVIPYRRLIFTGPIDEYFRYALGRLPYRSLRFEFERIQREQFQPACVVNYPNEFDFTRIIEIKHATGQQCPVTTIVREYPMAHGEPYYPVPARKNRELYEKYAEEAAKLSDVFFVGRLGQYRYLNMDQVVREALNLFERL; via the coding sequence ATGTTCGATTACCTGATCGTGGGCGCCGGTTTGGCCGGATGCACCCTGGCGGAACGGCTGGCCAGCCAGCGGGGCGCCCGGGTGCTGCTGGTGGAAAAGCGATCCCACATCGCCGGGAACGCCTATGACGGCTACGACGACAGCGGCGTGCTGGTTCATCGTTATGGCGCCCACCTGTTTCATACCAATGACCGCGAGGTCTTTCAGTATCTGTCCTGGTTTACCGATTGGCATCATTACCTCCACCGGGTGCTGACCTGGGTCGATGGGCAACTGCTGCCGTTGCCGATCAACCTGGATACGCTGAATCAACTCTACGGCCTTTCCCTGACGGCGGAGACGATGGAGGCCTTCCTGGCGAGCCGGCGGGAGCCGCGAGAGGCCCGCAACTCGGAGGATGTCATCGTCAGCCAGCTGGGCCGGGAACTCTTCGAGAAATTTTTTGACCGCTATACGCGCAAGCAGTGGGGCATGGCGGCCTCTGAACTGGAACCGGAGGTTTGCGCCCGCGTCCCGATCCGCTTTAACCGCGATGGCCGCTATTTTGCCGACACCTACCAGGGGATGCCCAAGCAGGGGTTCACGCGCATGGTTGAGCGGATGATCGACCATCCCGGGATCAAGCTGATGTTGAATACCGATTTTGCCGAGATCAAAGAGGTCATCCCCTATCGCCGGCTGATCTTCACCGGGCCCATCGATGAGTACTTCCGGTACGCCCTGGGGCGTCTCCCGTACCGCTCGCTGCGGTTCGAGTTTGAACGGATCCAGCGGGAGCAGTTCCAGCCGGCCTGTGTCGTCAATTACCCCAACGAATTCGATTTCACGCGGATCATCGAGATCAAGCACGCCACGGGGCAGCAATGCCCTGTCACGACGATCGTGCGGGAGTATCCCATGGCCCATGGTGAACCCTATTATCCCGTTCCGGCTCGGAAGAACCGGGAATTGTATGAAAAATACGCCGAGGAAGCGGCCAAACTGAGCGATGTCTTTTTTGTGGGGCGACTGGGCCAGTACCGTTACCTGAACATGGATCAGGTCGTGCGGGAGGCCTTGAACCTGTTTGAGCGGCTCTGA
- a CDS encoding glycosyltransferase family 9 protein: MNESTEKWCLLIRAVSFQQIDKIVPALVQEYPGMKLAILTHAHGRDMAAGYGEVDEVLVYPEVGSFDPAKVPEAVRSRRWDTVVAPVANVSGSGFYNVLRFSLAIPARQHVQINLPGQLSPLTSAGLMATGARNGAFTLLAALAAALLWLPWLIVFSLMALFVPHKREELGPG; this comes from the coding sequence ATGAACGAATCAACGGAGAAATGGTGCCTGTTGATCCGTGCGGTCTCTTTTCAACAGATCGATAAGATCGTGCCGGCCCTCGTCCAGGAGTATCCCGGGATGAAGCTGGCCATCCTGACCCACGCCCATGGCCGGGACATGGCCGCCGGTTACGGCGAGGTCGATGAGGTGCTCGTCTACCCGGAGGTGGGGAGCTTTGACCCGGCGAAGGTGCCCGAGGCGGTCCGATCGCGCCGGTGGGACACCGTTGTGGCGCCGGTGGCCAATGTGTCCGGCTCCGGCTTTTACAACGTGCTGCGCTTCAGCTTGGCCATCCCGGCGCGGCAGCATGTGCAGATCAATCTCCCGGGCCAGCTTTCGCCGCTCACTTCAGCCGGCCTGATGGCGACGGGCGCGCGCAATGGCGCCTTTACCCTGTTGGCAGCGCTGGCGGCGGCGCTGCTCTGGCTGCCCTGGTTGATCGTCTTTTCGCTGATGGCGCTCTTTGTGCCCCACAAGCGGGAGGAACTCGGGCCGGGTTGA
- a CDS encoding SDR family NAD(P)-dependent oxidoreductase, with translation MKKPKAEVQDMTYENESKPDGGAPAQAPQVMLITGARKGIGRSLAEHYLNGGYLVAGCSRESSDLVHERYWHLQADVADEAQVIEMVTSIKRRWGRLDILINNAGTAAMNHTVLTPWKTADHILSTNFAGTFLCSREAAKLMMRSRWGRIVNLSTIAVPLRIEGEAVYAASKSAVETFTRVLAKELAPFGITCNAVGPTPIETDLIRGVPRAKIDRLIEQLPLQRLGAFADVANVVDFFISERSDYITGQVLYLGGA, from the coding sequence TTGAAGAAACCGAAGGCTGAGGTGCAGGACATGACATACGAGAATGAATCGAAGCCAGACGGTGGCGCGCCGGCTCAGGCGCCCCAGGTGATGCTGATCACGGGCGCTCGCAAGGGGATCGGCCGCAGCCTGGCGGAACACTATCTTAACGGCGGGTATTTGGTCGCCGGCTGCAGTCGCGAAAGCAGCGACCTGGTTCATGAGCGCTACTGGCACCTGCAGGCCGACGTGGCCGATGAGGCCCAGGTGATTGAGATGGTGACGTCGATCAAGCGACGGTGGGGCCGGCTGGACATCCTGATCAACAACGCCGGGACGGCAGCGATGAACCACACGGTGCTGACTCCCTGGAAAACGGCCGATCACATCCTATCGACTAACTTTGCCGGGACCTTTCTCTGCAGCCGCGAGGCGGCCAAGCTGATGATGCGGTCCCGCTGGGGCCGGATCGTCAACCTGTCGACCATCGCCGTGCCGCTCCGGATCGAGGGAGAGGCCGTCTATGCCGCCTCCAAGAGCGCCGTCGAGACCTTCACCCGTGTCCTGGCCAAAGAACTGGCTCCCTTCGGGATCACCTGCAACGCCGTCGGACCGACACCGATCGAGACGGATCTGATCCGGGGCGTGCCGAGGGCGAAGATCGACAGGCTCATCGAGCAGTTGCCCTTGCAGCGGCTGGGCGCCTTTGCCGACGTGGCGAACGTGGTGGACTTTTTTATCAGCGAACGCAGCGACTATATCACCGGCCAGGTGCTGTATTTGGGGGGCGCGTGA
- a CDS encoding long-chain fatty acid--CoA ligase, whose amino-acid sequence MFLDWLKAKMAAHDGAEAMIWNGRSYSYRWLLDRIDAWQGELDGALSRGAIVASAPHPVTGRPPITAGMVVAVEGDYTPELCALLLALIDRGVIVVPLTHSVRRQREEFLAIAEAQALFTFDDDDQWRLVWKSGSCWREGDGALNALDGLEPPQNPLLVKLIERGHPGLILFSSGSTGKSKAALHDLTLLMKKFQQPRQSKRMLTFLLLDHIGGFNTLFYVLANAGTIITVPGRTPDQVCANIERYRVEVLPTSPTFLNLLLISEAYRRADLSSLELITYGTEVMPESTLKRLREALPQVRLLQTYGLSELGILRSKSRSSDSLWVRIGGEGFETKVVEGILWIRAESAMLGYLNAPSPFDEEGWFNTQDEVLVDGEYLRILGRRSEIINVGGEKVYPAEVESVLMQMENVVDAVVTGENNPVTGQIVVARLALENPEETAALKRRVRAFCRQRLLPYKVPVKVTVLERAAFSERFKKMRREEQGSGNG is encoded by the coding sequence GTGTTTTTGGACTGGCTGAAAGCAAAGATGGCCGCCCATGATGGGGCGGAGGCAATGATCTGGAACGGAAGGTCCTACAGCTACCGGTGGCTGCTGGACCGCATCGACGCCTGGCAGGGGGAGCTTGACGGCGCGCTCTCCCGTGGGGCGATCGTTGCATCGGCGCCCCACCCTGTAACCGGCAGACCGCCCATCACAGCCGGCATGGTTGTCGCTGTGGAAGGGGACTATACGCCGGAATTGTGCGCCCTGTTGCTGGCCCTCATCGACCGGGGCGTCATCGTGGTGCCCCTCACCCATTCGGTGCGGCGGCAGCGGGAGGAATTCCTGGCCATCGCCGAGGCGCAAGCGCTGTTCACCTTCGACGACGACGACCAATGGCGCCTTGTCTGGAAAAGCGGCAGTTGCTGGCGCGAGGGCGATGGGGCATTGAACGCGCTTGATGGGCTGGAGCCGCCCCAGAACCCCTTGCTGGTGAAGCTGATTGAGCGGGGACATCCCGGTTTGATCCTTTTCTCTTCCGGGTCGACGGGAAAAAGCAAGGCGGCGCTTCATGACCTGACGCTCCTGATGAAAAAATTTCAACAGCCCCGCCAGTCGAAGCGGATGCTGACCTTTTTGCTCCTCGACCACATCGGCGGATTCAATACGCTCTTTTATGTCCTGGCGAACGCCGGCACGATCATCACCGTGCCCGGGCGGACACCCGATCAGGTCTGCGCCAACATCGAAAGATACCGGGTCGAGGTGCTGCCCACGTCGCCGACTTTTTTGAACCTCCTGCTCATCTCGGAGGCGTACCGGCGGGCCGACCTCTCCTCGCTGGAGTTGATCACCTATGGGACGGAAGTGATGCCCGAGAGCACCTTGAAGCGGCTGCGGGAGGCGCTGCCCCAGGTCCGACTGCTCCAGACCTACGGGCTGTCCGAGTTGGGCATACTGCGTTCGAAGTCCCGATCGTCTGACTCGCTCTGGGTGAGGATCGGCGGCGAGGGGTTCGAGACCAAGGTGGTCGAGGGGATCCTCTGGATCCGGGCCGAATCAGCCATGCTCGGCTACCTGAACGCGCCGAGCCCCTTCGATGAGGAGGGCTGGTTTAACACCCAGGATGAGGTGCTCGTCGATGGCGAGTACCTGCGCATCCTCGGACGCCGCTCCGAGATCATCAACGTGGGCGGAGAAAAGGTGTACCCGGCCGAGGTGGAAAGCGTGCTCATGCAGATGGAGAACGTTGTCGACGCCGTCGTGACGGGAGAAAATAACCCTGTCACCGGTCAGATCGTCGTGGCCCGGCTGGCGCTGGAAAATCCGGAGGAGACGGCGGCGCTGAAACGGCGGGTGCGGGCGTTTTGCCGCCAGCGCCTGTTGCCCTATAAGGTGCCCGTCAAAGTGACGGTCCTTGAGCGAGCCGCCTTCAGCGAACGGTTTAAGAAGATGCGCCGCGAGGAACAGGGGAGCGGGAATGGCTGA